From Cuculus canorus isolate bCucCan1 chromosome 32, bCucCan1.pri, whole genome shotgun sequence, the proteins below share one genomic window:
- the UBL4A gene encoding ubiquitin-like protein 4A gives MLLTVKALQGRECSLEVPPEARVGEVKRLLGERLGVPPERQRLLHRGKALADDRPLSDYALGPSPRLNLVLKPGGSGEKGGSGVLGDPPPASSPPPPPTSFFAGGALARLLTKHFGAQEGPRVLQQLQKDYEQSLRGLSLDDVERLGARLLQPEGSPPAAETPP, from the exons ATGTTGCTCACGGTGAAGGCGCTGCAGGGGCGCGAGTGCAGCCtcgag gTACCCCCCGAGGCGCGAGTCGGGGAGGTAAAGCGGCTGCTGGGAGAGAGACTTGGGGTCCCCCCCGAGCGGCAGCGGCTCCTGCACCGGGGGAAGGCGCTGGCGG aCGACCGTCCCCTCTCGGATTACGCTCTGGGTCCGTCCCCCCGCCTCAACCTGGTGTTAAAACCAGGAGGGAGTGGCGAAAAAGGGGGGTCGGGAGTTTTGGGGGACCCCCCTCCTGCTTCTTCTCCTCCGCCCCCCCCAACCTCGTTCTTTGCGGGGGGGGCTCTGGCCCGGCTGCTGACGAAACATTTTGGGGCGCAGGAGGGGCCGCGcgtcctgcagcagctgcagaag gaCTACGAGCAGAGCCTCCGCGGCCTCAGCCTGGACGACGTCGAGCGTTTGGGGGCGCGACTGCTGCAGCCCGAGGGGTCCCCCCCTGCCGCCGAGACCCCCCCATAA
- the FAM3A gene encoding protein FAM3A, whose protein sequence is MRLAGALRVALVAAVAALPWLVAALLLGPPRAPLVLQRLLTRPESSGTAPPRPPRHPCGLSRSCPPGHFAFRLLSGAANVIGPRICLEGRELMSSGKNNVGRGLNIALVNGVSGALIAAQAFDMWAGDNEELLKFLRPLHEGTLVLVASYDDPATKLTDETRRLFGELGSAAAKELGFRDSWVFVGAKGVQDRSPFEQHVRNSRSSNKYEGWPEALEMGGCVPRRAPQPS, encoded by the exons ATGCGGCTCGCGg GAGCGCTCCGGGTGGCCCTGGTGGCCGCGGTGGCCGCTCTGCCCTGGTTGGTGGCCGCGCTGCTGCTgggccccccccgcgccccccttGTGCTGCAGCGCCTCCTGACCC GTCCTGAGAGCAGCGGCACCG CCCCCCCACGCCCTCCCCGCCATCCCTGCGGGCTTTCCCGTTCCTGCCCCCCCGGACACTTCGCTTTCCGCCTCCTCAGCGGCGCCGCCAACGTCATCGGTCCCCGCATCTGCCTGGAAGGGCGCGA GTTAATGAGCTCCGGGAAGAACAATGTGGGGCGGGGGCTCAACATCGCCCTGGTTAACG gGGTGAGTGGGGCTCTCATCGCCGCTCAGGCTTTCGATATGTGGGCTGGAG ACAATGAGGAGCTCCTCAAATTCCTCCGTCCGCTTCACGAGGGGACGTTGGTGTTGGTGGCTTCGTACGACGACCCCGCCACCAA GTTAACGGATGAGACGAGGCGGCTCTTTGGGGAGTTGGGGAGCGCGGCCGCCAAGGAGTTGGGGTTCCGCGACAGCTGGGTGTTCGTGGGGGCCAAAGGGGTGCAGGACAGGAGCCCCTTCGAGCAG CACGTCCGGAACAGCCGCAGCTCCAACAAATACGAGGGGTGGCCGGAGGCGCTGGAGATGGGGGGCTGCGTCCCCCGCCGCGCCCCACAGCCCTCCTGA